A section of the Schistosoma haematobium chromosome ZW, whole genome shotgun sequence genome encodes:
- a CDS encoding hypothetical protein (EggNog:ENOG410VBDB~COG:C~BUSCO:EOG091G0RA2) yields MISSRFGICQSAITKCIKQHALTYHKNVIDHYENPRNVGSFDKKDMSVGTGLVGAPACGDVMKLQIKVDENGKIIDAKFKTFGCGSAIASSSLATEWVKGKTIDEAAKIKNSDIAKELKLPPVKLHCSMLAEDAIQAAIKDYKKKST; encoded by the exons ATGATTTCTTCTCGTTTCGGGATATGCCAGTCAGCTATTACAAAATGTATAAAACAGCATGCTTTGACGTATCACAAGAATGTCATAGATCATTATGAGAACCCTCGTAATGTAGGCTCATTCGATAAGAAAGACATGTCTGTCGGTACTGGTTTGGTTGGTGCACCGGCCTGTGGAGATGTTATGAAGCTCCAAATAAAG GTGGATGAAAATGGGAAAATAATAGATGCAAAGTTTAAAACATTTGGTTGTGGTTCCGCAATTGCATCCAGTTCACTGGCAACTGAATGGGTTAAAGGCAAAACAATTGATGAAGCtgcaaaaataaaaaatagtgATATTGCCAAAGAACTAAAACTTCCACCTGTCAAATTGCACTGTTCTA TGCTTGCCGAAGATGCTATCCAGGCTGCTATTAAAGATTACAAGAAAAAGTCTACTTGA
- a CDS encoding hypothetical protein (EggNog:ENOG410V52Y~COG:J~BUSCO:EOG091G0R9X): MTENYEYMPRARQDPDVEYPLTIKYCGECTMPLEYCEFSPFPEKCRAWLEKNLPEEFERLNTDDVDSNQTEATPKGRQVRGGKGGLKKPVKQQIAVFKTSRGKKKYTTSVTGLSTFGIDLKAASKVFGHKFATGSSVTGNGDEIVIQGDVKDELINVLIEKWPEVSYFSYSIRHFFHAYSVYFSFCLHA; the protein is encoded by the exons ATGACTGAGAACTATGAGTACATGCCGCGAGCGAGGCAGGACCCTGATGTTGAATATCCTTTAACAATTAAGTATTGTGGTG AATGTACTATGCCTCTGGAGTATTGTGAATTTTCACCATTTCCTGAAAAATGTCGAGCATGGTTAGAGAAAAATTTACCTGAAGAGTTTGAACGACTTAATACTG ATGATGTGGATTCAAATCAAACTGAGGCAACGCCTAAAGGACGTCAAGTTAGGGGTGGAAAAGGAGGACTTAAAAAGCCAGTAAAACAACAAATAGCAGTATTTAAAACTTCCAGAGGCAAGAAAAAATATACGACTAGTGTCACTGGATTGTCCACATTTG GGATTGATCTGAAAGCAGCTTCGAAAGTATTTGGTCACAAATTTGCAACCGGTAGTTCAGTAACGGGGAATGGTGATGAAATTGTAATTCAAGGAGATGTAAAAGACGAGCTAATTAATGTATTAATAGAAAAATGGCCAGAAGTGAGTTACTTTTCTTATTCTATTCGTCATTTCTTTCATGCTTATAgtgtatatttttcattttgtttacatgCTTAA
- a CDS encoding hypothetical protein (EggNog:ENOG410V52Y~COG:J~BUSCO:EOG091G0R9X) has product MTENYEYMPRARQDPDVEYPLTIKYCGECTMPLEYCEFSPFPEKCRAWLEKNLPEEFERLNTDDVDSNQTEATPKGRQVRGGKGGLKKPVKQQIAVFKTSRGKKKYTTSVTGLSTFGIDLKAASKVFGHKFATGSSVTGNGDEIVIQGDVKDELINVLIEKWPEIDKDVIENLGEMKR; this is encoded by the exons ATGACTGAGAACTATGAGTACATGCCGCGAGCGAGGCAGGACCCTGATGTTGAATATCCTTTAACAATTAAGTATTGTGGTG AATGTACTATGCCTCTGGAGTATTGTGAATTTTCACCATTTCCTGAAAAATGTCGAGCATGGTTAGAGAAAAATTTACCTGAAGAGTTTGAACGACTTAATACTG ATGATGTGGATTCAAATCAAACTGAGGCAACGCCTAAAGGACGTCAAGTTAGGGGTGGAAAAGGAGGACTTAAAAAGCCAGTAAAACAACAAATAGCAGTATTTAAAACTTCCAGAGGCAAGAAAAAATATACGACTAGTGTCACTGGATTGTCCACATTTG GGATTGATCTGAAAGCAGCTTCGAAAGTATTTGGTCACAAATTTGCAACCGGTAGTTCAGTAACGGGGAATGGTGATGAAATTGTAATTCAAGGAGATGTAAAAGACGAGCTAATTAATGTATTAATAGAAAAATGGCCAGAA ATTGATAAAGACGTAATAGAGAATCTTGGGGAAATGAAACGATAG